The Punica granatum isolate Tunisia-2019 chromosome 4, ASM765513v2, whole genome shotgun sequence genome has a window encoding:
- the LOC116204222 gene encoding uncharacterized protein LOC116204222, translated as MLQYWDYEEFVIHSFQDSLSRSALDGFMSLKAEDIPTWADLSRKFIDQYQYCAETPPTLLELSMKEMAHGQRFEIYATKWRAQAAKHIPSISEVQQIQLFHSTLRGVYYSHLLAHTSSFSDLIEAGKKLDLGIKLGRMEGPTNKGEESSKKAPATMSSSSGRRGKEVSVNTVNPAHPTPQQYSVNLTTAPTAAPTYSSPPPRQHQPQSIYYLAPPVPPPMTSQPFVHHYAPTPTLSPQPRPLVSRARPLAQQSPTSQGPQVGATQYRSRKQYTPLLAPLSHIYRQLLAGNHIQPISLGPNFDPAAQDQSKHCEYHQGAPGHTLDNCWRLRDEIQKRIDNNRLTFNAVRPPNVQANPIPDHRPSSGSSINMITICTLGKDENAQDNPLPFVIDYTLEEPTVGFAGHMASPAPFVVDIPTREMYSDNKVPWTYEGGIESVEQQFSVMGVTRSGRVYENPVIIDKGKAPAAGVGAVPESMPFPSKRVTEEEAEAFMKIIKASEYKVVE; from the coding sequence atgctacagtattgggattacgaggaattcgtcatccaCTCATTTCAAGACAGTCTGTCGAGATCAGCTCTCGACGGGTTCATGTCACTAAAGGCCGAGGACATTCCGACGTGGGCAGACCTTTCCCGgaaattcatcgaccagtaccAGTACTGTGCGGAAACACCTCCGACCCTCTTGGAATTAAGCATGAAGGAGATGGCGCATGGCCAAAGGTTTGAGATATACGCTACCaaatggcgtgcccaagcggcgAAGCACATCCCTTCAATCAGCGAAGTACAACAGATTCagttgttccactccacactgagGGGGGTATATTATTCGCACTTATTGGCccacacttcttcattctccgacctcatcgaggccgggaaaaagctcgactTGGGAATCAAGCTCGGCAGGATGGAGGGCCCCACCAATAAAGGAGAAGAATCCTCGAAGAAAGCCCCTGCGACGATGTCGTCTTCCAGCGGAAGGAGAGGGAAAGAGGTTTCAGTTAACACCGTCAATCCAGCGCATCCGACGCCCCAGCAATACTCGGTGAATCTCACGACCGCACCAACTGCCGCTCCTACCTACTCCTCCCCCCCCCCTCGACAGCACCAACCTCAATCGATTTATTACTTGGCTCCACCGGTTCCGCCACCAATGACCTCACAACCGTTCGTGCACCACTACGCACCTACACCAACTCTGTCCCCTCAGCCTAGGCCCCTGGTGTCGAGAGCTCGTCCACTGGCGCAGCAGAGCCCTACTTCACAAGGTCCACAGGTCGGCGCCACGCAATATCGATCTCGCAAGCAGTACACACCTCTACTTGCTCCCCTTTCTCACATATATCGACAACTCCTTGCGGGCAATCATATTCAGCCGATATCCCTGGGCCCGAACTTTGACCCGGCCGCTCAGGATCAGTCTAAACACTGCGAATATCATCAAGGCGCGCCGGGGCATACTCTCGATAATTGTTGGAGGTTGCGAGACGAGATTCAAAAAAGGATCGACAACAACAGGCTCACCTTCAATGCCGTCAGACCCCCAAATGTGCAAGCCAACCCCATCCCTGATCATAGGCCGAGCTCGGGATCCTCCATAAACATGATCACTATATGCACCTTGGGGAAGGACGAGAACGCACAAGACAATCCCCTTCCTTTCGTGATCGACTACACCCTCGAAGAACCCACGGTCGGATTCGCAGGACACATGGCCTCGCCGGCCCCATTTGTCGTAGATATCCCCACTCGAGAAATGTACTCGGACaacaaggtcccctggacctatgaaggaGGCATCGAGAGCGTCGAGCAACAGTTCAGTGTCATGGGTGTGACACGTTCGGGACGAGTGTATGAGAATCCGGTAATCAtagacaaagggaaggcgcccGCCGCTGGAGTTGGCGCAGTACCCGAAAGCATGCCTTTTCCATCCAAGAGGGTGACCGAAGAGGAAGCAGAAGCATTCATGAAGATCATAAAGgcaagcgaatacaaagtAGTCGAGTAA